CTGTCGTGCGGGTTAGAAAGTTGAAGTGTTCAGGTGTTATGGTGTTAGCGTAGTTTAATGTACGGGGGTTAGCTTTACCCACTGCTCATTGTCTACTGCACAGTGTCTCATGCCAATTAATCATGATTCATCAGTCATTATTCATTCGCTGGTTGGTTCCACCAACAATCAATTTTAAATTCCGGTCTCCGGTCTCCGGTCTCCGGTCTCCGGTCTCTATTCCACAGGGGCTGTCCCACAGCGGCCGGTCTCCAATTAAATCATTCAACTCTTCAAGATCATTATGCAAAGTGGAATGGCGTATTTGCTTTCAAGCGCGTAAGCTGTTGCATTTATTAGGTATATTCTGCTAAATTTACCGATACTACTTTTTTTAACTGCCAGCATGGAAATTCTTATCACTGACCCCGACATTCATTCCGTTATCAAAACCATTGCCAAGCAACTGGGGACTCGCCAAATACGGTACTTCTGCGAAGAGACTACCCTAGTTATCCCACCCCAATACGGTCAGGGCTACATTAAAGGAATTAATTTTAAAGACGGCTTAGGTCTGCTATTATTCAATTGCACATTTAACGAACAAACCTCTTTTCGCTATTCTTTAGATGAATCTCATCCGTTGCGCGTAGTGTTTTGCCAGCAAGGAAAGATGACCTACAGTTTTGAACCAGATCAGGAAAAGCACGAAATTCCGGAATTGCATACTGCTTTTTGTACCAGCACAGAAACCTACGATCATCTGTACGAATTTCCCAAAAAAACGCACGTGCAATTCACCAGCTTAGAAATTAATCGCCGGGTCTATCTAAACAAAATTGAATGTGACATTACCACCCTTCCTGATGATCTGGCAAACCTCTTACGCGATGTTAATGCCATTGATCCATTCTCCTACGAGAGTGCTTACAGTATAATATTGGCTGATGTTATCAGTAACATTCATACCAACGACCTGAAAGGACTGGCTCGTAAAAGCTTGCTCGAGTCTCGCTCCCTCGATTTATTCGCCCATATTGTAACCCAGTACGTAGACGATTTGAACCCGCAAAGTAAGCGGGTACTACTGCGAAAATCGGATCTCGCTTTAATCGTTGAAGCCAAAAATATTCTAGTTGAAAATATTCAAGAGAATATCACTATACCCGAACTCTCGCGGCAGGTAGGGATAAATACTACGAAGCTAAAGCAGGGGTTCAAAAAAGTGTTTGGTTATACGATCAATGAGTTCGTTAGAAACCACAAGCTGACCCTAGCCAAAGAATTGCTATTAGGTGGTAATTTATCAGTAAAGCAAATTGCTGAGAAGGTGGGATACCGCAACTACGCTTACTTCGCTTCTCGGTTCAAAGAACGGTACGGTGCGTTGCCTTCGGAATACATGAAGCATGTTAAGCACCAAGTTCCCATTGACGAAGTAATAGAATCACCACCGGAGCAGGTGTAATCACTGGAACTGAAACCGCAGGTACTTGATCGGAATACCACGACGAGCAAACTTCCGCTCGTAGGTGGTTTCAATTTGTTGCTCCAAGCCGTACAGGTCAGAATGATAAAGGTCGTCGGTACAGATTACGTTGTGAACATCCTCTCTCTCTTTTAGCACTTCCCGGCTATATTCGTATAAAGCCAGATTGTCTGTTTTCAGGTGAACCCAGCTACCGGGTTGCATAACCTGCTTGTACATTTCTAAAAAGCGAGGGCTGGTAAGGCGTCTTTTTTCTTCTTTTTCTTTTGGGTGAGGGTCAGGAAAAGTAATCCAGATACCGGCTACTTCCTGCTCAGCAAAACTTTCAGTTAGTTGCAGTATTCTGATACGCAAAAAAGCAGCATTGGTAAGCTGAAGAACTTCGGCATCGCGACTCCCCTTCCATATTCTAGCTCCCTTTACATCTACGCCTATAAAGTTCTTCTGGTGGTGAAGTGTGGCCAGCCCTACCGTATATTCGCCGTGACCACAGCCCAGTTCTAAAATAATAGGATGGTCATTCTCAAAATACGAATGCCAATTTCCCCGAATGGAGGTGAATATTGGCTTGCCAGGCTCAACTACGTTTTTTCGCTGGGCATTTTCGGCAAACCGAGCTAATTTACTACGCATAGGTTATCATATTTCCAGTTCAGCCACCACAAAAGTACTGCCCCCCACAAAAATAAAATCGTCAGAAGCCGACTGAGTTTGGGCGGCCCGCAACGCTTGGTTCACATCGCTAACCACTTCAAAATCGAGCTGATACTGTTGAGCAGCCTCTACCACTTGGCTGAGTGGCATTGCCCGAGGAATATCTGGCTGGCAAAAATAATATTTAGCAGATGTTGGCAAAAGCCTGAATATAATATTCAAATCTTTTTCCTGCACAAAGCCTAGCACCATTCTTAGATTTCGATATAAATGCTGACTAATCTGACGAACAATTTCTTCCAGGGCTTCTCGATTGTGTCCGGTATCAGCTACTACTGTTGGATTGCTACCCAGCACCTGCCACCTTCCTTTTAGTCCGGTGAGGTTGGACACTGCTTGTAACCCCGCCCGAAGATGCTGCTCAGAGATAGTAAATCCGTGGGTCAGTAGTTGGTTCACACTCGCAAGCACTCCCACCAAATTATACTGCTGATAACTACCCAACAAAGCTAGCTTCATTTCAGGGTAGATGAGTTTTTCTTGATGATAAACTGAGAAGTACTGATAGTTGGCATCTACCTTTTGCCTCACTACTCGGTACTCCTCAAACGCCAGTAGTAGCGGACTATCTTCTTGCTGCGCCTTGCTCTTGAAAACTGGTAGCGTTTCCGGATGGTAGCTGCCCACCACTACCGGAATACCCGGTTTTATAATGCCGGCTTTCTCGTAAGCAATCTTGGCCAGCGTATCGCCTAGCATATCCGTATGATCCAGGCCAATGTTCGTAATTAGGCTTAGCAGCGGAGTTAGAATATTGGTAGAATCGAGCCTACCGCCCAGTCCTACCTCCACCACGGCAATATCTACTTGCTCCCTCGCAAAATAATCAAACGCCATGGCTACTGTCATTTCAAAAAAAGAAGGCTGAAGAGATGCGAGATACGCTTGGTTGTACTCTACGAACTGTACTACTGCCGAACGCGGTATCGGTTTGCCATCAATCCGAATTCTTTCGGTAAAGTCCTTTAAGTGAGGCGACGTGTATAAACCAGTTTTGTAGCCCGCACTTTGTAGTATAGCCGCCAACATATGGGCGCTACTGCCTTTTCCGTTGGTACCAGCAATATGCAGGGCAGTAAATTTATGATGAGGGTTTTCAAGATGTTCACTAAGTGCCCGAATATTCGTGAGATCTTTCTTCATAGCCGATCTTCCTACTCGCTGGTAGATCGGTAGCTGTTCCAGTAAAAAAGTTAAAGTATCTTGATAAGTCACACTGCTGTTGGATGTACTATATTTTCAGGTTTGCAAAATTAACTCACAAAATTTACCGGCCTAACCGGTGCTTCCTTCTTTTTAATAAAAATTTTGTACAACTAATTCTGGGAAAATATAATCTGAATAAAGCAGAAAATAGAATGATACAATAAATTACTGCCAAATTAAAACATAATATTACTAGCTAATTACTCTATTTTCTTGGAATAGAAGATGCTTTTTTACGTAACACTGTCCTTTTTTTTTGTCAATCGTCAATTACATTGCATCCGTCAATATCGCCCTTAAATCTCGTATTGTGCTAAATCTTGAAAAATATTCCAAATATTGGTCATTTTATCACTCTCGGTACCGATACTATACATCTCGAGAGGAGTATTATACCAACCTAATTACTGAGAAAACACCGAGTCAGCTCTTGAAGTTATGCCGCAACCAGGCTCACCTAAGTGAAACTGACGCATACCTTCAGTTTAACGGATTAGAGCTTGGAGCCACTCATCGGGAGATTGTCCGCCAGTTGGGTCGCCCTAAATTCAGTTGGAAAAACCCGCTCTTCCGTCCGCATCAGGTAAAAGTGTATCGGATGAATATTCATCATATCTACTGCTACGCCACGCTGCATTTTATCAACAGTCGCTTGTTTGCGGTTGATACTAACTTTAAGAAACTTTCTAACGATAATACTAACCGTATTCTCGATACCTTAAAAAGCAAGTATCTGAACGATAATGAAAGCGATCTGTTCAATGGGGTAATTGACGACTTAGGTAATACCATGCTGCTGGAGCATAACCACTACTTATCGCTCAAGTACGTAGCAGGCGAGATGGCATTCCGTAGAACACTTCATAATGCGGTACAAAGAAAGGAGAAAAGCAAAGCATCTTTTGAGATTAACCTAGATACCGCCTTAGCCGAATACCTGTAACCTTCTCATTCTTTCTATATCTATTCCCCAAAAAATTCGTTAGTTAGCATTACCTTTACATCTCATACTGATTAAGGTTCATGCTATTACGAGGAGAAAACTTAGTAAAAAAATACAAACGGCGCACGGTAGTAGACGGCATCTCGGTTGATGTGCAGCAAGGAGAAATTGTTGGTCTGCTGGGTCCCAACGGTGCCGGTAAAACAACTTCTTTCTACATGATTGTTGGCTTAATTAAGCCGAACGAAGGGCGCATTTTTCTGGATAAGCAGGAGATTACTGATCTGCCCATGTACAAGCGGGCCAAACGAGGCATTGGCTACCTTGCCCAAGAAGCTTCGGTATTCCGAAAGCTGAGCGTAGAAGATAATATTATGGCGGTGTTGGAGATGACATCCGGCCTATCTAAGGCTGAGCGTCAGGATAAAGTTGATGCTTTGCTTGAGGAGTTTAGCCTTACCCACGTGCGGAAAAACCTCGGAATGGTGCTATCGGGTGGCGAGCGTCGTCGCACCGAAATTGCCCGCGCCCTGGCAGTAGACCCCAAATTTGTACTGCTGGATGAACCTTTCGCCGGGGTTGATCCTATTGCAGTAGAAGAGATTCAGAGCATTGTTGCCCAGCTGAAAAACAAGAATATTGGTATTCTGATTACTGACCACAACGTAAACGAAACACTTTCTATTACCGACCGGGCATATCTGATGTTTGAAGGGCGGTTACTCAAGGCGGGCAGTGCCGAAGACTTGGCTAACGATGAGCAGGTACGAAGGGTTTACCTAGGAAAACACTTTGAGCTAAAGCGAAAAATCTGAGTGTATGGAAATCGTTAACTCAGTGCTCACCTGGCTGATGAAAAAACGGATTCATCAGATTGAACTCTTTCTCAAATATCCGCACGACGTTCAGCACGACGTTTTTCAATACCTTATTAAAACAGCTAAGGATACTAAGTTTGGTAAACAGTATGGCTTTCGGGAGGTTTCCCAGGTACAGCAGTTTCAAGAACGGGTGCCAATTGTCAGCTACGAAGATTTCTTTCCCTACATTGACCGGCTGATGCACGGCGAGGAAAATGTGCTGTGGCCCGGACGAGTGAAGTGGTTTGCTAAATCATCTGGCACTACGAATGCTACTAGTAAATTTATTCCCGTTTCTCAAGAGGCACTAGACGATTGCCACTTTAAAGGCGGTAAAGACCTGGTT
This region of Tunicatimonas pelagia genomic DNA includes:
- the trmB gene encoding tRNA (guanosine(46)-N7)-methyltransferase TrmB codes for the protein MRSKLARFAENAQRKNVVEPGKPIFTSIRGNWHSYFENDHPIILELGCGHGEYTVGLATLHHQKNFIGVDVKGARIWKGSRDAEVLQLTNAAFLRIRILQLTESFAEQEVAGIWITFPDPHPKEKEEKRRLTSPRFLEMYKQVMQPGSWVHLKTDNLALYEYSREVLKEREDVHNVICTDDLYHSDLYGLEQQIETTYERKFARRGIPIKYLRFQFQ
- a CDS encoding helix-turn-helix transcriptional regulator, with the translated sequence MEILITDPDIHSVIKTIAKQLGTRQIRYFCEETTLVIPPQYGQGYIKGINFKDGLGLLLFNCTFNEQTSFRYSLDESHPLRVVFCQQGKMTYSFEPDQEKHEIPELHTAFCTSTETYDHLYEFPKKTHVQFTSLEINRRVYLNKIECDITTLPDDLANLLRDVNAIDPFSYESAYSIILADVISNIHTNDLKGLARKSLLESRSLDLFAHIVTQYVDDLNPQSKRVLLRKSDLALIVEAKNILVENIQENITIPELSRQVGINTTKLKQGFKKVFGYTINEFVRNHKLTLAKELLLGGNLSVKQIAEKVGYRNYAYFASRFKERYGALPSEYMKHVKHQVPIDEVIESPPEQV
- the lptB gene encoding LPS export ABC transporter ATP-binding protein, producing the protein MLLRGENLVKKYKRRTVVDGISVDVQQGEIVGLLGPNGAGKTTSFYMIVGLIKPNEGRIFLDKQEITDLPMYKRAKRGIGYLAQEASVFRKLSVEDNIMAVLEMTSGLSKAERQDKVDALLEEFSLTHVRKNLGMVLSGGERRRTEIARALAVDPKFVLLDEPFAGVDPIAVEEIQSIVAQLKNKNIGILITDHNVNETLSITDRAYLMFEGRLLKAGSAEDLANDEQVRRVYLGKHFELKRKI
- a CDS encoding bifunctional folylpolyglutamate synthase/dihydrofolate synthase, yielding MTYQDTLTFLLEQLPIYQRVGRSAMKKDLTNIRALSEHLENPHHKFTALHIAGTNGKGSSAHMLAAILQSAGYKTGLYTSPHLKDFTERIRIDGKPIPRSAVVQFVEYNQAYLASLQPSFFEMTVAMAFDYFAREQVDIAVVEVGLGGRLDSTNILTPLLSLITNIGLDHTDMLGDTLAKIAYEKAGIIKPGIPVVVGSYHPETLPVFKSKAQQEDSPLLLAFEEYRVVRQKVDANYQYFSVYHQEKLIYPEMKLALLGSYQQYNLVGVLASVNQLLTHGFTISEQHLRAGLQAVSNLTGLKGRWQVLGSNPTVVADTGHNREALEEIVRQISQHLYRNLRMVLGFVQEKDLNIIFRLLPTSAKYYFCQPDIPRAMPLSQVVEAAQQYQLDFEVVSDVNQALRAAQTQSASDDFIFVGGSTFVVAELEI